One genomic region from Kineobactrum salinum encodes:
- a CDS encoding RAD55 family ATPase produces MSNKVTIRRLPTGVPGLDNLLGGGLPEFSFNLIAGTPGSGKTTLAHQIMFSLAAPDCRALFFTVLGEPPLKMLRYQQQFSFFDHAKINDSIRFVNLSADLLEGDFDRVLERIAAEVKEYEPCLVFVDSFRSVVQSVRAEARNIPDLQRFVQQLAAQMTSWQATSFLIGEYQGPENESSPVFTVADGILWLSQNTHRNSMVRKIQVVKIRGQGQAPGLHTFRISDTGVMVFPRAIVQPAESVGKVTAGGTDRISMGVPGLDDMLGAVCQPVIRCSRSVPRVPGKPFWRRRFSPKGYLAANLV; encoded by the coding sequence ATGAGTAACAAGGTTACGATACGGCGTCTGCCAACGGGAGTTCCCGGGCTCGACAATTTGCTGGGCGGCGGCCTGCCGGAGTTCTCGTTCAATCTGATTGCGGGTACGCCGGGAAGCGGAAAAACGACGCTCGCCCACCAGATCATGTTCTCGCTGGCCGCGCCGGATTGCCGGGCGCTGTTCTTTACCGTGCTCGGCGAACCTCCCCTGAAGATGCTCCGGTATCAACAGCAGTTCTCGTTTTTCGATCACGCCAAGATCAACGATTCGATACGCTTCGTCAACCTGTCGGCCGATCTGCTGGAGGGTGATTTCGACCGTGTCCTGGAGCGCATCGCGGCCGAAGTGAAAGAGTACGAACCCTGTCTGGTATTCGTCGACTCGTTTCGATCCGTGGTCCAGTCGGTTCGGGCCGAAGCGCGGAATATTCCCGATCTGCAGCGCTTCGTGCAGCAGCTTGCGGCGCAGATGACCAGCTGGCAGGCCACCAGTTTTCTGATCGGTGAATACCAGGGGCCCGAGAATGAATCCAGTCCTGTCTTTACCGTGGCGGACGGCATCCTGTGGCTGTCGCAGAACACGCACCGCAACTCCATGGTACGCAAAATTCAGGTGGTCAAGATACGTGGCCAGGGTCAGGCGCCCGGGCTGCACACCTTCCGCATAAGTGATACCGGCGTTATGGTATTTCCGCGGGCGATCGTGCAACCGGCCGAATCGGTCGGAAAAGTTACCGCAGGCGGCACGGACCGGATTTCCATGGGGGTCCCGGGCCTGGATGACATGCTGGGGGCGGTTTGCCAACCGGTTATTCGTTGCTCGCGGTCGGTCCCTCGGGTGCCGGGAAAACCATTCTGGCGACGGCGTTTCTCGCCGAAGGGGTATCTTGCGGCGAACCTGGTGTGA
- a CDS encoding RAD55 family ATPase, producing the protein MLAVGPSGAGKTILATAFLAEGVSCGEPGVIAAFEKSPNQLLNNKLHAMVSAGQVGVIDTRSLDLSIDETLHDLIQMIDHMHAKRVVIDSLSGFELALAPQFSEDFRGSLYRMVAQLTSKGVTILMTSELEDRYTDLRFSPFGSAFLADAILVQRYVEMAGQFRRVLSVVKVRGSDHSKDIRLFDISDKGIEIGEYLAGYDGIMTGHPKVNP; encoded by the coding sequence TTGCTCGCGGTCGGTCCCTCGGGTGCCGGGAAAACCATTCTGGCGACGGCGTTTCTCGCCGAAGGGGTATCTTGCGGCGAACCTGGTGTGATTGCGGCGTTCGAAAAAAGTCCGAACCAATTGCTGAACAACAAATTACATGCAATGGTCAGTGCCGGGCAGGTGGGCGTGATCGATACGCGCTCGCTGGACCTGTCGATCGACGAAACCCTGCATGACCTGATCCAGATGATTGACCACATGCATGCCAAGCGCGTCGTGATCGACTCCCTGTCGGGTTTTGAACTGGCCCTGGCACCCCAGTTCAGCGAGGATTTTCGCGGTTCGCTGTACCGGATGGTGGCCCAACTGACCAGCAAGGGTGTGACCATTCTGATGACATCGGAACTGGAAGACCGCTACACCGATTTGCGTTTCAGTCCGTTTGGCAGCGCGTTTCTCGCCGATGCCATCCTGGTGCAGCGCTATGTGGAAATGGCGGGACAGTTCAGGCGTGTTTTGTCTGTCGTCAAGGTGCGCGGCAGCGATCACAGCAAGGACATTCGGCTGTTCGATATCAGCGACAAGGGTATAGAGATTGGCGAGTACCTGGCCGGATATGACGGTATCATGACCGGGCATCCCAAGGTCAATCCCTGA